In Eretmochelys imbricata isolate rEreImb1 chromosome 4, rEreImb1.hap1, whole genome shotgun sequence, a single window of DNA contains:
- the NPY1R gene encoding neuropeptide Y receptor type 1, protein MQGMDPSFNNMNTSFLSSAGNQSMHLNFSEKNSRIIHFQDEDCHMPLAMVFTLALVYGAVIILGVSGNLALIIIILKQKEMRNVTNILIVNLSFSDLLMTIMCLPFTFVYTLMDHWIFGEAMCKLNPFVQCVSITVSVFSLVLIAIERHQLIINPRGWRPNNRHAYLGVAAIWILAVASSLPFLVYHVLTDEPFKNITIDEYKDKYVCLDLFPLDTIRLSYTTALLVIQYFGPLCFIFICYLKIYIRLKRRNNMMDKMRDNKYRSTETKRINIMLISIVVAFAVCWLPLTIFNIVFDWNHEILPAATCSHNVLFLICHLTAMISTCVNPIFYGFLNKNFQRDLQFFFHFCDIRSRDDDYETIAMSTMQTDISKTSLKQASPVAFKKINNDYDEKI, encoded by the exons ATGCAGGGCATGGACCCAAGTTTCAACAATATGAACACATCATTTCTTTCCTCTGCTGGGAATCAGTCCATGCATCTGAACTTTTCAGAGAAGAATTCCAGAATCATACACTTCCAAGATGAAGATTGCCACATGCCATTGGCCATGGTCTTCACCTTGGCTCTGGTTTATGGGGCTGTGATCATTCTTGGCGTCTCTGGAAATCTGGCCTTAATTATCATAATCTTAAAACAGAAGGAGATGCGCAATGTTACCAACATCCTTATTGTCAATCTTTCCTTCTCAGACCTTCTAATGACCATCATGTGTCTGCCCTTCACCTTTGTATACACTTTAATGGACCACTGGATTTTCGGGGAGGCCATGTGCAAGCTGAATCCTTTTGTGCAGTGTGTCTCAATCACAGTCTCGGTTTTCTCTTTGGTCCTCATCGCGATTGAACGCCATCAGCTGATCATCAACCCTCGAGGATGGAGGCCAAATAACAGACATGCCTACCTAGGGGTTGCTGCCATCTGGATTCTAGCCGTGGCTTCCTCCTTGCCTTTCCTGGTTTATCATGTATTAACTGATGAACCCTTCAAAAATATAACAATCGATGAATATAAGGACAAATATGTGTGCTTGGACTTGTTTCCTTTGGACACTATCAGGCTTTCTTATACCACAGCTCTGTTGGTGATACAGTACTTTGGACcactttgttttatatttatttgctACTTAAAG ATATACATACGCTTAAAACGAAGGAACAACATGATGGACAAGATGCGAGATAATAAATACAGATCCACTGAAACCAAAAGGATCAACATCATGCTGATCTCTATTGTGGTTGCATTTGCAGTCTGCTGGCTACCTCTTACCATTTTTAATATTGTGTTTGACTGGAATCATGAAATTCTGCCCGCTGCCACCTGCAGCCACAATGTATTGTTCTTGATTTGTCACCTCACAGCCATGATCTCTACCTGTGTGAACCCTATCTTTTATGGATTCCTCAACAAGAACTTCCAGAGGGACTTGcagtttttctttcatttttgtgaTATTCGCTCCAGGGATGACGATTATGAGACTATAGCCATGTCCACCATGCAAACAGATATTTCAAAGACCTCTTTGAAGCAAGCAAGCCcagtagcatttaaaaaaataaataatgattaTGATGAAAAAATATAA